A single Xiphias gladius isolate SHS-SW01 ecotype Sanya breed wild chromosome 22, ASM1685928v1, whole genome shotgun sequence DNA region contains:
- the LOC120784188 gene encoding antizyme inhibitor 1-like isoform X1, with protein MKGIADEPQYSVGLLEGGTALCDVIDNHIYEQTLSEKDAFFVADLGVIMRQHVRWRTHMAQIRPYYTVRSNSSPAVIEVLAALGTGFICTNKSELELVQSHGIPSEDIIYSGVCKQVSQIKYAAKNGIDLLVCDNEAELRKISRCHPNAKLLVQVSTEASNPDDEISMTFGCSLKDCRHLLERAKELGVQVVGVRSHISSSCDDDQVYVHAISDARCVFDMGEEIGFNMKILDIGGGFSGSETQLELVSINSAVMSMVDLYFPLSTGVSIIAEPGSFFVSSAFTLAVNVISKEVVARDRQDQGHDDPSPNDEPEFQYYMNEGVYGSFACKLSETLIATPSVHKNTSLDAPVFSSSLWGPSGDDLDQVVEHCLLPELNIGDWLVFTHAGAYSLGQPLCTATDSPPPPVYYVISSRDWFEMQDSGVTQEATLKNFSLVPYFLNSCQTEAALSVPA; from the exons ATGAAAGGTATTGCTGATGAACCACAGTATTCTGTTGGCCTACTGGAGGGAGGCACGGCACTCTGTGACGTGATCGACAACCACATTTATGAACAAACTCTG TCTGAGAAGGATGCATTCTTTGTAGCAGACCTGGGAGTCATAATGAGGCAGCATGTTCGCTGGCGAACACACATGGCCCAAATTCGACCCTACTATACTGTCAGATCCAACAGCAGTCCAGCTGTTATTGAAGTTCTTGCTGCTCTTGGCACTGGATTCATATGCACCAACAAG TCCGAACTTGAGCTTGTGCAGAGCCATGGTATTCCCTCTGAAGATATCATCTACAGTGGTGTTTGCAAGCAGGTCTCTCAGATTAAATATGCTGCTAAAAACGGCATTGACCTTCTGGTGTGTGATAATGAAGCGGAGCTACGCAAGATTTCTCGCTGCCACCCCAATGCCAA GCTGCTGGTGCAGGTGTCAACAGAAGCATCCAACCCAGATGATGAGATAAGCATGACATTCGGCTGTTCCCTTAAGGACTGCAGGCATCTGCTGGAGAGAGCTAAGGAACTGGGTGTGCAGGTAGTGGGTGTCAG GTCTCACATTTCCAGCTCCTGTGACGATGACCAGGTGTATGTTCATGCCATCTCTGATGCCCGCTGTGTCTTTGATATGGGA GAGGAAATTGGCTTCAACATGAAAATCCTGGACATTGGAGGCGGCTTCAGTGGCTCTGAGACTCAGCTGGAGCTGGTCAGT ATCAATAGTGCAGTCATGTCTATGGTGGACCTATATTTCCCTCTTTCTACTGGGGTTTCCATTATTGCTGAGCCTGGCAGCTTCTTTGTGTCCTCTGCTTTCACCCTGGCTGTTAACGTCATCTCAAAGGAGGTGGTGGCAAGAGATCGGCAGGACCAGGGACACG ATGATCCATCTCCCAACGATGAGCCAGAGTTCCAGTACTACATGAACGAGGGAGTGTATGGATCATTTGCTTGCAAACTCTCTGAAACACTGATTGCTACTCCATCTGTTCACAAG AACACATCCCTGGATGCTCCAGTgttcagcagcagcctgtgggGTCCCTCTGGGGATGACCTGGACCAGGTAGTGGAGCACTGTTTGTTACCCGAGCTCAACATCGGCGACTGGCTCGTGTTCACCCATGCCGGGGCCTACAGTCTGGGTCAGCCACTCTGCACCGCCACAGACTCCCCTCCACCCCCTGTATACTATGTCATCTCCTCTAGAGACTG GTTCGAGATGCAGGACAGCGGTGTCACACAGGAGGCTACACTGAAGAACTTCTCATTGGTCCCTTATTTCCTCAATTCCTGCCAAACAGAAGCTGCACTCTCTGTCCCAGCTTAG
- the LOC120784187 gene encoding Krueppel-like factor 10 isoform X2: MEAVEALMSMTKHWKSRNFRLRHFRPLTPSSDCSEDDSVPLGSGVLQDSHLCMTPPYSPPHCEATHPPSAATLHQLALAGSPTWQPALETHLHTQTAASQQRFQCTSVIRHTADGRHCCCSVHPVSKEDRLGRVHTKDSKRDLNSEDGQKTRDSERIIIMHSDSRAATPQKPLTATLPNVAEDSQTQMSLSGPDDESNTPQSCASAPAGVNGVSPVPVYCQFLSVSSLSAAVVQKPVTASESQRQHTPQCVSAASAASTLHTHQQQQHKQQLALLQPQTQAASSAQVFLLGGQVAKGPLMLLVPQPAIPTVYVQPALVTSGGTKLPAIAPAPGRTLLEQRQSPLQPELSRVRSHVCPHEVCRKTYFKSSHLKAHMRTHTGEKPFRCKWEGCERRFARSDELSRHRRTHTGEKKFVCPMCLSRFMRSDHLAKHTRRHLAARKTPCWQLGVTQAAELTASTALCLSMSNSL; this comes from the exons ATGGAGGCTGTGGAGGCTCTGATGTCCATGACTAAGCACTGGAAAAGCAGGAACTTCAGACTCAGACACTTCAGACCCCTGACTCCGTCCTCAGACTGCTCAGAGGACGACTCTGTCCCCCTGGGGTCTGGTGTGCTACAGGATTCTCATTTG tGTATGACGCCACCGTACAGCCCACCCCACTGTGAGGCCACCCATCCACCCTCGGCAGCAACCTTGCATCAACTTGCACTAGCTGGAAGTCCGACCTGGCAGCCAGCATTAGAGACACATCTGCACACGCAGACTGCTGCTTCTCAGCAGAGGTTCCAGTGCACCAGTGTAATCCGCCATACCGCAGATGGCCGGCACTGCTGCTGTAGCGTCCATCCTGTCTCAAAAGAAGACAGACTCGGTCGAGTTCATACAAAAGACTCTAAAAGAGATTTGAACTCTGAAGATGGGCAAAAAACTAGAGACTCTGAGAGGATTATTATAATGCACTCTGACTCTAGGGCTGCCACGCCACAGAAGCCTTTAACTGCGACTTTGCCAAATGTGGCTGAGGACAGCCAGACTCAGATGAGTCTTTCAGGCCCAGATGATGAATCAAACACACCTCAGTCTTGCGCCTCCGCCCCAGCTGGTGTTAATGGAGTCTCCCCCGTGCCCGTCTACTgccagtttctctctgtctcttctctttccGCCGCTGTTGTGCAAAAGCCCGTCACAGCCTCTGAGAGTCAGAGGCAACACACACCGCAATGTGTAAGTGCCGCATCAGCAGCCTCAACTCTGCACAcacatcaacaacagcagcacaaacaacaaCTTGCTCTACTGCAGCCACAAACCCAAGCAGCTTCTTCTGCCCAGGTCTTCCTCCTTGGGGGTCAGGTTGCAAAAGGACCCCTAATGCTCCTTGTCCCTCAGCCGGCTATTCCTACTGTCTACGTTCAGCCAGCGCTGGTGACATCTGGTGGCACCAAGTTACCAGCCATCGCCCCCGCACCTGGTCGTACCCTGTTGGAGCAAAGGCAAAGTCCACTGCAGCCAGAGTTGTCCCGTGTTCGCAGTCACGTCTGTCCCCATGAGGTATGCAGGAAGACCTACTTCAAGAGCTCCCACCTCAAGGCCCAcatgaggacacacacag GTGAGAAGCCCTTCAGATGCAAGTGGGAGGGCTGTGAGAGGCGATTCGCTCGCTCTGATGAGCTGTCTCGCCACCGACGGACCCACACAGGAGAAAAGAAGTTTGTCTGCCCCATGTGCCTCAGCCGCTTCATGCGCAGTGACCACCTGGCCAAGCACACCCGTAGACACCTAGCAGCAAGGAAGACGCCCTGCTGGCAGTTAGGGGTCACCCAAGCTGCTGAGCTCACTGCTTCCACAGCACTCTGTCTCTCCATGTCAAACTCTCTGTGA
- the LOC120784187 gene encoding Krueppel-like factor 10 isoform X1: MESEELHSNIPSELQPAPMGAGDMEAVEALMSMTKHWKSRNFRLRHFRPLTPSSDCSEDDSVPLGSGVLQDSHLCMTPPYSPPHCEATHPPSAATLHQLALAGSPTWQPALETHLHTQTAASQQRFQCTSVIRHTADGRHCCCSVHPVSKEDRLGRVHTKDSKRDLNSEDGQKTRDSERIIIMHSDSRAATPQKPLTATLPNVAEDSQTQMSLSGPDDESNTPQSCASAPAGVNGVSPVPVYCQFLSVSSLSAAVVQKPVTASESQRQHTPQCVSAASAASTLHTHQQQQHKQQLALLQPQTQAASSAQVFLLGGQVAKGPLMLLVPQPAIPTVYVQPALVTSGGTKLPAIAPAPGRTLLEQRQSPLQPELSRVRSHVCPHEVCRKTYFKSSHLKAHMRTHTGEKPFRCKWEGCERRFARSDELSRHRRTHTGEKKFVCPMCLSRFMRSDHLAKHTRRHLAARKTPCWQLGVTQAAELTASTALCLSMSNSL, encoded by the exons ATGGAATCTGAGGAGCTCCACTCAAACATCCCGAGTGAACTCCAGCCTGCTCCTATGGGTGCAGGTGACATGGAGGCTGTGGAGGCTCTGATGTCCATGACTAAGCACTGGAAAAGCAGGAACTTCAGACTCAGACACTTCAGACCCCTGACTCCGTCCTCAGACTGCTCAGAGGACGACTCTGTCCCCCTGGGGTCTGGTGTGCTACAGGATTCTCATTTG tGTATGACGCCACCGTACAGCCCACCCCACTGTGAGGCCACCCATCCACCCTCGGCAGCAACCTTGCATCAACTTGCACTAGCTGGAAGTCCGACCTGGCAGCCAGCATTAGAGACACATCTGCACACGCAGACTGCTGCTTCTCAGCAGAGGTTCCAGTGCACCAGTGTAATCCGCCATACCGCAGATGGCCGGCACTGCTGCTGTAGCGTCCATCCTGTCTCAAAAGAAGACAGACTCGGTCGAGTTCATACAAAAGACTCTAAAAGAGATTTGAACTCTGAAGATGGGCAAAAAACTAGAGACTCTGAGAGGATTATTATAATGCACTCTGACTCTAGGGCTGCCACGCCACAGAAGCCTTTAACTGCGACTTTGCCAAATGTGGCTGAGGACAGCCAGACTCAGATGAGTCTTTCAGGCCCAGATGATGAATCAAACACACCTCAGTCTTGCGCCTCCGCCCCAGCTGGTGTTAATGGAGTCTCCCCCGTGCCCGTCTACTgccagtttctctctgtctcttctctttccGCCGCTGTTGTGCAAAAGCCCGTCACAGCCTCTGAGAGTCAGAGGCAACACACACCGCAATGTGTAAGTGCCGCATCAGCAGCCTCAACTCTGCACAcacatcaacaacagcagcacaaacaacaaCTTGCTCTACTGCAGCCACAAACCCAAGCAGCTTCTTCTGCCCAGGTCTTCCTCCTTGGGGGTCAGGTTGCAAAAGGACCCCTAATGCTCCTTGTCCCTCAGCCGGCTATTCCTACTGTCTACGTTCAGCCAGCGCTGGTGACATCTGGTGGCACCAAGTTACCAGCCATCGCCCCCGCACCTGGTCGTACCCTGTTGGAGCAAAGGCAAAGTCCACTGCAGCCAGAGTTGTCCCGTGTTCGCAGTCACGTCTGTCCCCATGAGGTATGCAGGAAGACCTACTTCAAGAGCTCCCACCTCAAGGCCCAcatgaggacacacacag GTGAGAAGCCCTTCAGATGCAAGTGGGAGGGCTGTGAGAGGCGATTCGCTCGCTCTGATGAGCTGTCTCGCCACCGACGGACCCACACAGGAGAAAAGAAGTTTGTCTGCCCCATGTGCCTCAGCCGCTTCATGCGCAGTGACCACCTGGCCAAGCACACCCGTAGACACCTAGCAGCAAGGAAGACGCCCTGCTGGCAGTTAGGGGTCACCCAAGCTGCTGAGCTCACTGCTTCCACAGCACTCTGTCTCTCCATGTCAAACTCTCTGTGA
- the LOC120784724 gene encoding V-type proton ATPase subunit C 1-A-like translates to MTEFWLISAPGEKTCQQTWDKMMAATTRTNNLSTNHKFSIPDLKVGTLDVLVGLSDELAKLDSFVESVVKKVAQYMADVLEDSRDKVQENLLANGVDLVTYITRFQWDMAKYPIKQSLKNISEIISKQVTQIDNDLKTRASAYNNLKGNLQNLERKNAGSLLTRSLADIVKKEDFVLDSEYLITLLVVVPKTAYTDWQKTYETLAEMVVPRSSNLLFEDNDSGLFSVTLFRKAIDDFRHKARENKFIVRDFQYNEEEMKADKEEMTRLSTDKKKQFGPLVRWLKVNFSEAFIAWIHIKALRVFVESVLRYGLPVNFQAMLLQPSKKTMKKLREVLNELYKHLDSSAAAIIDSAMDIPGLNLSQQEYYPYVYYKIDCNLLEFRV, encoded by the exons ATGACAGAGTTTTGGTTGATTTCTGCACCTGGAGAGAAGACCTGCCAGCAAACATGGGACAAAATGATGGCAGCCACCACACGTACCAACAACCTCTCCACCAACCACAAGTTCAGCATACCAGACCTCAAG GTGGGGACACTAGATGTCTTGGTCGGACTGTCGGATGAACTGGCCAAATTAGACTCCTTTGTTGAAAG TGTGGTGAAGAAGGTAGCTCAGTACATGGCCGACGTGCTGGAGGACAGTCGAGACAAAGTACAGGAGAACCTGCTGGCCAATGGAG TTGATCTTGTCACCTACATCACAAGATTTCAGTGGGACATGGCAAAGTATCCCATCAAACAGTCACTTAAAAACATCTCTGAAATCATCTCAAAG CAAGTAACCCAGATTGACAATGACCTGAAGACAAGAGCATCAGCTTATAACAACCTGAAAGGAAACCTGCAGAActtagaaagaaagaatgc GGGGAGCCTGCTGACCAGAAGCCTGGCTGACATTGTCAAGAAGGAAGACTTTGTGCTTGACTCAGAGTACCTCATCACTCTGCTGGTAGTTGTTCCAAA GACGGCATACACTGACTGGCAGAAAACATATGAAACACTCGCTGAGATGGTGGTGCCTCGATCCTCAAA TCTGCTATTTGAGGACAATGACAGTGGCCTGTTTAGTGTCACTCTATTTAGGAAAGCCATTGATGACTTCAGACACAAAGCCAGAGAGAACAA GTTCATAGTGAGAGACTTTCAGTACaatgaggaggagatgaaggcaGACAAAGAGGAGATGACACGGCTCTCCACAGATAAAAAGAAGCAGTTT GGGCCACTTGTTCGATGGCTGAAAGTGAACTTCAGTGAAGCCTTCATCGCCTGGATCCACATTAAAGCACTAAGGGTCTTTGTTGAATCTGTTTTAAG ATATGGGCTGCCAGTGAACTTTCAGGCCATGCTGCTGCAGCCGAGCAAGAAGACCATGAAGAAGCTGAGGGAGGTGCTCAACGAGCTGTACAAACATCTGgacagcagtgcagcagctaTCATTGAT tCTGCGATGGACATCCCTGGGCTGAACCTGAGCCAGCAGGAGTATTATCCTTACGTCTACTACAAGATCGACTGCAACCTGTTGGAATTCAGAGTTTAA
- the LOC120784188 gene encoding antizyme inhibitor 1-like isoform X2, whose protein sequence is MKGIADEPQYSVGLLEGGTALCDVIDNHIYEQTLSEKDAFFVADLGVIMRQHVRWRTHMAQIRPYYTVRSNSSPAVIEVLAALGTGFICTNKSELELVQSHGIPSEDIIYSGVCKQVSQIKYAAKNGIDLLVCDNEAELRKISRCHPNAKLLVQVSTEASNPDDEISMTFGCSLKDCRHLLERAKELGVQVVGVRSHISSSCDDDQVYVHAISDARCVFDMGEEIGFNMKILDIGGGFSGSETQLELINSAVMSMVDLYFPLSTGVSIIAEPGSFFVSSAFTLAVNVISKEVVARDRQDQGHDDPSPNDEPEFQYYMNEGVYGSFACKLSETLIATPSVHKNTSLDAPVFSSSLWGPSGDDLDQVVEHCLLPELNIGDWLVFTHAGAYSLGQPLCTATDSPPPPVYYVISSRDWFEMQDSGVTQEATLKNFSLVPYFLNSCQTEAALSVPA, encoded by the exons ATGAAAGGTATTGCTGATGAACCACAGTATTCTGTTGGCCTACTGGAGGGAGGCACGGCACTCTGTGACGTGATCGACAACCACATTTATGAACAAACTCTG TCTGAGAAGGATGCATTCTTTGTAGCAGACCTGGGAGTCATAATGAGGCAGCATGTTCGCTGGCGAACACACATGGCCCAAATTCGACCCTACTATACTGTCAGATCCAACAGCAGTCCAGCTGTTATTGAAGTTCTTGCTGCTCTTGGCACTGGATTCATATGCACCAACAAG TCCGAACTTGAGCTTGTGCAGAGCCATGGTATTCCCTCTGAAGATATCATCTACAGTGGTGTTTGCAAGCAGGTCTCTCAGATTAAATATGCTGCTAAAAACGGCATTGACCTTCTGGTGTGTGATAATGAAGCGGAGCTACGCAAGATTTCTCGCTGCCACCCCAATGCCAA GCTGCTGGTGCAGGTGTCAACAGAAGCATCCAACCCAGATGATGAGATAAGCATGACATTCGGCTGTTCCCTTAAGGACTGCAGGCATCTGCTGGAGAGAGCTAAGGAACTGGGTGTGCAGGTAGTGGGTGTCAG GTCTCACATTTCCAGCTCCTGTGACGATGACCAGGTGTATGTTCATGCCATCTCTGATGCCCGCTGTGTCTTTGATATGGGA GAGGAAATTGGCTTCAACATGAAAATCCTGGACATTGGAGGCGGCTTCAGTGGCTCTGAGACTCAGCTGGAGCTG ATCAATAGTGCAGTCATGTCTATGGTGGACCTATATTTCCCTCTTTCTACTGGGGTTTCCATTATTGCTGAGCCTGGCAGCTTCTTTGTGTCCTCTGCTTTCACCCTGGCTGTTAACGTCATCTCAAAGGAGGTGGTGGCAAGAGATCGGCAGGACCAGGGACACG ATGATCCATCTCCCAACGATGAGCCAGAGTTCCAGTACTACATGAACGAGGGAGTGTATGGATCATTTGCTTGCAAACTCTCTGAAACACTGATTGCTACTCCATCTGTTCACAAG AACACATCCCTGGATGCTCCAGTgttcagcagcagcctgtgggGTCCCTCTGGGGATGACCTGGACCAGGTAGTGGAGCACTGTTTGTTACCCGAGCTCAACATCGGCGACTGGCTCGTGTTCACCCATGCCGGGGCCTACAGTCTGGGTCAGCCACTCTGCACCGCCACAGACTCCCCTCCACCCCCTGTATACTATGTCATCTCCTCTAGAGACTG GTTCGAGATGCAGGACAGCGGTGTCACACAGGAGGCTACACTGAAGAACTTCTCATTGGTCCCTTATTTCCTCAATTCCTGCCAAACAGAAGCTGCACTCTCTGTCCCAGCTTAG